The Methanobacterium bryantii DNA segment TTATTCACTACATTTAAATGCAGTATTTAATTACTTAAGATCAACTTCGTTTAATCATAAAAAGTAAAAATGCGATCTTGCTTATTCTTATGGGTTTGAATAGATAATAAAGCTTACTGTAATGCCCTTATAAATTCCCAAATTGTGTATATCTCCTTTTAAATAGAGATCACATTATGAAAAATTAATAGTCATTGGCACAACAAATCAACGCATATAATGATGACAGGATAATGTTCTGTTAGATTAAAAAAGTGTAAAAAGCAGTTATATTCATATCAGCATATGTTCTACAGATAACACATTATTATATGTTATTGGCAATGAAATAGTACTCAAAATGCAGCTAAAACAAATATTAAATTTAAATAGATAGTTATTTAACAATTTATTATATTATTAGTTATAACTTATAGAATTTTCCTGAAATTTAAAGAGAACATCAACCAGAGATACTTCAAAAAATAGAATATTAAATTGCTATACTAATAAAACGTTATTTTATAACGTTTAGTACTGTTTACAATAATAATAGATACAATATTAATGCATAAGTCGTTATAATGCTCTGTTAATTTCACATTACTTTGACTTTAAGATATTACAAAGATAATAAACCAGTAAAAATATTCAATTCAATCCATGAATTTGTTACAAGTAGTTCTAAGTTATGATTTAAATAAACTATTTAATAAGTTATTAATGTCTAAAAAATACTTTTTACTATTTATGCCCCTTATTTCTAGAGTTTTTACTAAATCTGGAGGCATATTCAAACTACTTTCAGTCATTGATTTTATTAAAATCGCCATTTCTATAATCTGTATCTTTTTATCAACTGAACCGTCTTCAATACCTGTTTTAATTGAATTAATTAAAAGTATAAGAATATCCTTTCGAATTTCCATGATTCGCCTCTCATTTTCATCAGAGGAAGCCATTGTTGCAGGAAACATGGCAAATTTTCTGCCGCGCTCAATTACATCTTTCATGACTAGATTATCTACAATTCGAGTTAAATTAAACCTTCCAGAGATAAAATAATTGTAGATATGAAGATAATCTGGATATCTTAATGCAAAATTAAAATAAGCATTTCTATAAGCAAAAATCTTATCAATACCCTTTTCTACAGTCCCAATCTCTTTTTCTATTAGAGATTTCATAATTTCAGCGCCTCGAAGGACAACTGCAAAAAAAAGGCTGTCTTTATTATCAAAATACAAATAAAGAGTCGCTTTACTCATTCCAACATCCTTAGCAATGTCATTCATTGAAACATCATCATAGCCTTCAGAAAAGAATAATCTTTCAGCAGTACTGATTATCTCTTCCCGCTTCTGTTTTCTTTTCATTTCCTTTCTTTCTAAAGACATCATAATCACTCTGATCATAAATAAAAAGATGTTACTTACTTTATAATTTTAATATAATATATGTTTAGCCGGTAAAAATAATTTAATAAAACTTAATTGAGTTTTTAACATAGGAATTGGTACATCAAATGCTT contains these protein-coding regions:
- a CDS encoding TetR/AcrR family transcriptional regulator, encoding MSLERKEMKRKQKREEIISTAERLFFSEGYDDVSMNDIAKDVGMSKATLYLYFDNKDSLFFAVVLRGAEIMKSLIEKEIGTVEKGIDKIFAYRNAYFNFALRYPDYLHIYNYFISGRFNLTRIVDNLVMKDVIERGRKFAMFPATMASSDENERRIMEIRKDILILLINSIKTGIEDGSVDKKIQIIEMAILIKSMTESSLNMPPDLVKTLEIRGINSKKYFLDINNLLNSLFKS